Proteins encoded within one genomic window of Burkholderiaceae bacterium:
- a CDS encoding 1,2-phenylacetyl-CoA epoxidase, subunit E has protein sequence MAAPRFHDLTVARVSPEAAGAVAVTFAVPPDLVDTFAFEPGQFLTLRADIDGASVRRNYSICCPRSQFVNAHEVEVGIRPMEGGVFSNWAARQLKAGDRLAVMPPDGRFGVRRPRALHRVGFAAGSGITPILSIMASTLEEQPESKFTLVYGNRRMNSVMFNETLQDLKDRYPSRLTLIHVLSRQAQEVDLLEGRIDGDKVREIIAALLPVGSMDEVFICGPEAMIDATEAALREAGVPERQIHTERFTSPTLEGLSAAERRAAVAAGQHKEPAGEVDLTVVLDGKPIAMRVGRDDHVLDAGLRAGLDLPYSCKAGVCCTCRAKVQEGEVRMDKNFTLEDWEIAQGFVLTCQAKPVTDRVVVSYDER, from the coding sequence ATGGCCGCCCCACGCTTCCACGATCTCACCGTTGCCCGCGTCAGCCCGGAGGCCGCCGGCGCGGTCGCCGTCACCTTCGCGGTGCCGCCGGATTTGGTCGACACCTTCGCGTTCGAGCCCGGCCAGTTCCTTACCTTGCGCGCTGACATCGATGGCGCCTCGGTGCGCCGCAACTATTCGATCTGCTGCCCGCGCAGCCAGTTCGTGAATGCGCACGAGGTCGAGGTCGGTATCCGGCCGATGGAGGGCGGCGTGTTCTCGAACTGGGCCGCGCGGCAGCTGAAAGCCGGCGACAGGCTGGCGGTGATGCCGCCAGACGGGCGCTTCGGCGTGCGCCGGCCGCGCGCGCTGCACCGGGTTGGGTTCGCCGCCGGCTCCGGCATCACGCCGATCCTGTCGATCATGGCATCGACGCTGGAGGAGCAGCCGGAATCGAAGTTCACGTTGGTGTACGGCAACCGCCGCATGAACAGCGTGATGTTCAACGAGACGCTGCAGGACCTGAAGGACCGCTACCCGTCGCGCCTGACGCTGATCCACGTGCTGTCGCGCCAGGCGCAGGAGGTGGACCTGCTCGAGGGCCGGATCGACGGCGACAAGGTGCGCGAGATCATCGCGGCGCTGCTGCCGGTCGGCAGCATGGACGAGGTCTTCATCTGCGGCCCGGAGGCGATGATCGACGCCACCGAGGCCGCGCTGCGCGAGGCCGGCGTGCCGGAGCGCCAGATCCACACCGAGCGCTTCACCTCGCCGACGCTCGAGGGCCTGAGCGCCGCCGAACGCCGGGCCGCGGTCGCGGCCGGCCAGCACAAGGAACCGGCCGGCGAGGTCGACCTCACCGTGGTGCTCGACGGCAAGCCGATCGCGATGCGGGTCGGGCGCGATGACCATGTGCTCGACGCCGGCCTGCGGGCCGGGCTCGATCTGCCGTATTCGTGCAAGGCCGGCGTCTGCTGCACCTGCCGCGCGAAGGTGCAGGAAGGCGAGGTCCGCATGGACAAGAACTTCACGCTCGAGGACTGGGAGATCGCGCAGGGCTTCGTGCTGACCTGCCAGGCGAAGCCGGTCACCGACCGCGTGGTGGTCAGCTACGACGAACGGTGA
- a CDS encoding O-acetylhomoserine sulfhydrylase: MPENLKFETLAVHGGYSPDPTTKSVAVPIYQTVSYAFDDTQHGADLFDLKVAGNIYTRIMNPTTAVLEARVAALEGGVGALALASGMTAVSYSIQTITEAGDNIVSASTLYGGTYNLFAHTFPQMGIEVRFADYRDPASFAKLIDGRTKAVFCESIGNPLGNVTDLAALAKVAHDHGVPLIVDNTVPSPYLCRPFELGADIVVHALTKYLGGHGNSIGGAIVDSGRFPWAEHKARFKRLNEPDVSYHGVVYTEALGPAAYIGRARVVPLRNLGGALSPTNAFLILQGIETLPLRMDRICDNSLAIAKHLAKHPKVASINYAGLPEHPDHALVKTQMGGRASGIISFGLKATDGRAAGARFQDALKLFLRLVNIGDAKSLACHPASTTHRQLSPQELAKAGVSENMVRLSVGIEHIDDLLADLDQALAKV; this comes from the coding sequence ATGCCAGAGAACCTGAAATTCGAAACCCTCGCCGTGCACGGCGGCTACAGCCCCGATCCGACGACCAAGTCGGTCGCGGTGCCGATTTACCAGACCGTGTCGTACGCGTTCGACGACACCCAGCATGGCGCCGACCTGTTCGACCTGAAGGTGGCGGGCAACATCTACACGCGCATCATGAACCCGACCACCGCCGTGCTGGAGGCGCGCGTGGCGGCGCTGGAAGGCGGCGTCGGCGCGCTTGCGCTGGCCTCGGGCATGACCGCGGTGTCGTACTCGATCCAGACCATCACCGAGGCCGGCGACAACATCGTCTCGGCGTCCACGCTGTACGGCGGCACCTACAACCTGTTCGCGCACACCTTTCCGCAGATGGGGATCGAGGTGCGTTTTGCCGACTACCGCGACCCGGCTTCGTTCGCGAAGCTGATCGACGGCCGCACCAAGGCGGTGTTCTGCGAGTCGATCGGCAACCCGCTCGGCAACGTGACCGACCTGGCCGCGCTGGCCAAGGTCGCGCACGACCACGGCGTGCCGCTGATCGTCGACAACACCGTGCCCAGCCCCTACCTGTGCCGGCCGTTCGAACTGGGCGCCGACATCGTCGTGCATGCGCTGACCAAGTACCTCGGCGGCCATGGCAACAGCATCGGTGGCGCGATCGTCGACTCCGGCAGGTTCCCGTGGGCAGAGCACAAGGCACGCTTCAAGCGTCTCAACGAGCCCGACGTGAGCTACCACGGCGTGGTCTACACCGAGGCACTGGGCCCGGCCGCGTACATCGGCCGCGCGCGCGTGGTGCCGCTGCGTAACCTGGGCGGGGCCTTGAGCCCGACCAACGCGTTCCTGATCCTGCAGGGCATCGAGACGCTGCCGCTGCGCATGGACCGGATCTGCGACAACTCGCTCGCGATCGCCAAGCATCTGGCCAAGCACCCCAAGGTCGCGTCGATCAACTATGCCGGCCTGCCCGAGCACCCGGACCATGCGCTGGTGAAGACGCAGATGGGTGGGCGCGCGTCCGGCATCATCAGCTTCGGCCTGAAGGCGACCGACGGCCGCGCCGCCGGCGCGCGCTTCCAGGACGCGCTCAAACTGTTCCTGCGGCTCGTGAACATCGGCGACGCGAAGTCGCTCGCCTGCCACCCGGCGTCGACCACGCACCGCCAACTCAGCCCACAGGAACTGGCGAAGGCCGGCGTGTCGGAGAACATGGTGCGGCTGTCAGTCGGCATCGAGCATATCGACGACCTGCTGGCCGACCTGGATCAAGCCTTGGCGAAAGTCTGA
- a CDS encoding 1,2-phenylacetyl-CoA epoxidase, subunit D, whose translation MSRAALSREPAAAHDSGADASRSGGDARLEWVRGLLDAVTDPEIPVVTIAELGILREVRWAGSVIEVVITPTYSGCPAMSQIEDDVRHVLAKNGIAARVVTQLAPAWTTDWISASGCERLREFGIAPPHHRAHTGASVIRFTTKSIANYQDKPVACPHCGSQNTTETSHFGSTACKALYRCLDCMEPFDLFKPH comes from the coding sequence GTGAGCCGCGCGGCCTTGTCCCGCGAGCCTGCCGCCGCGCATGACTCAGGCGCGGACGCGTCCAGGTCTGGTGGCGACGCGCGGCTCGAATGGGTGCGCGGGCTGCTCGATGCGGTGACCGACCCCGAGATCCCGGTGGTCACGATTGCTGAGCTCGGCATCCTGCGCGAGGTGCGGTGGGCGGGAAGCGTGATCGAGGTCGTCATCACGCCGACCTACAGCGGCTGTCCTGCGATGAGCCAGATCGAGGACGACGTGCGCCATGTGCTGGCGAAGAACGGCATCGCGGCGCGTGTCGTCACGCAGCTCGCGCCGGCCTGGACCACCGACTGGATCAGCGCGAGCGGCTGCGAGCGGCTGCGCGAATTCGGCATCGCGCCGCCGCACCATCGGGCGCACACCGGCGCGAGCGTGATCCGGTTTACTACCAAATCAATAGCGAACTATCAAGATAAACCGGTGGCTTGTCCGCATTGCGGTTCGCAGAACACGACCGAGACCTCGCATTTCGGCTCGACCGCGTGCAAGGCGCTGTACCGCTGCCTCGATTGCATGGAGCCGTTCGACCTCTTCAAGCCGCATTGA
- a CDS encoding Permease of the drug/metabolite transporter (DMT) superfamily, whose amino-acid sequence MPSASRKHLATALIFIVPALWSVNYLIARRAPGVIAPNLLAGERWLMAGAAFCFVYRGELWAARRAVLADWRHMLVLGALGMWICGAWVYLGGQTTSATNIALIYSLSPVMIVVVSRLWLREPFSLLQGCGVALALAGVVHVVLKGEWTELAKVHWVVGDLWILAATLSWTFFSILLKRWTTPLSDGARLGAVSLAGVLVILPFAAWEAVTGPQPAFSRAGFELALAGAVLPGYAAYLAYSMMLRVLGAARVSVVLYLGPLYAAVMAWLVLGEPIHAYHAVGLALVLPGIYLVNRKPDAVQPE is encoded by the coding sequence ATGCCGTCCGCGTCGCGCAAGCATCTGGCCACCGCGCTGATCTTCATCGTGCCGGCGCTGTGGTCGGTCAACTACCTGATTGCGCGGCGCGCGCCCGGCGTGATCGCGCCGAACCTGCTCGCCGGCGAACGTTGGCTGATGGCGGGCGCCGCGTTCTGCTTCGTCTACCGCGGCGAACTGTGGGCTGCGCGCCGCGCGGTGCTGGCCGACTGGCGCCACATGCTGGTGCTGGGTGCGCTCGGCATGTGGATCTGCGGCGCCTGGGTGTACCTGGGCGGGCAGACCACCAGCGCGACCAACATCGCGCTGATCTATTCGCTGTCGCCGGTGATGATCGTCGTGGTGTCGCGGCTCTGGCTGAGGGAGCCGTTCAGCCTGCTGCAGGGCTGCGGCGTCGCGCTCGCGCTCGCCGGCGTGGTGCACGTGGTGCTGAAAGGCGAGTGGACCGAACTGGCCAAGGTGCATTGGGTCGTCGGGGACTTGTGGATCCTGGCCGCGACGCTGTCGTGGACCTTTTTCTCGATCCTGCTCAAGCGCTGGACCACGCCGCTCTCGGACGGCGCGCGGCTCGGCGCGGTGAGTCTCGCCGGCGTGCTGGTGATCCTGCCGTTCGCCGCCTGGGAAGCGGTGACCGGTCCGCAGCCGGCGTTCTCGCGTGCCGGCTTCGAACTCGCGCTCGCCGGCGCGGTGCTGCCCGGCTACGCGGCGTATCTCGCGTATTCGATGATGCTGCGTGTACTCGGCGCGGCCCGGGTCAGCGTGGTGCTATACCTCGGGCCGCTGTACGCGGCGGTCATGGCTTGGCTGGTGCTCGGCGAGCCGATCCACGCGTACCACGCGGTCGGCCTCGCGCTGGTGCTGCCCGGCATTTACCTCGTTAACCGCAAACCGGACGCGGTTCAGCCGGAATGA
- a CDS encoding 1,2-phenylacetyl-CoA epoxidase, subunit C yields MAEQASAAPTAPLDYLLHLADNALILGQRNAEWCGHGPVLEEDIALANISLDLIGQARLLYQHAATLMGGGCTEDRLAYFREPAEFRNYTLLELPHHGPLAPGAASQRDYATTIARNFLYSALMVLLWDALQASRDAQLAAIAAKSLKEMHYHLRHSRDWLVRLGDGTPESHDRSQAALAHLMPYTAEFWTVSDAEEQALQDGTGVAATSLRDAWNELVDAALSEATLTRPSAGGHLPQGKRRVHSEHLSYLLGEMQSLARQHPEAVW; encoded by the coding sequence ATGGCCGAGCAAGCAAGCGCTGCGCCGACCGCGCCGCTCGACTACCTGCTGCACCTGGCCGACAACGCGCTGATCCTTGGCCAGCGCAACGCCGAATGGTGCGGCCACGGCCCGGTGCTGGAAGAAGACATTGCGCTCGCCAACATCAGCCTGGACCTGATCGGCCAGGCGCGGCTGCTGTACCAGCACGCGGCCACGCTGATGGGAGGCGGCTGCACCGAGGATCGCCTCGCCTATTTCCGCGAACCGGCGGAGTTTCGCAACTACACGCTGCTGGAGTTGCCGCACCACGGCCCGCTGGCCCCGGGCGCCGCGTCCCAGCGCGACTACGCGACCACGATCGCCCGCAATTTCCTGTACAGCGCGCTGATGGTGCTGCTGTGGGACGCGCTGCAGGCGAGCCGGGACGCGCAACTCGCCGCGATCGCCGCGAAGTCGCTGAAGGAGATGCACTACCACCTGCGCCACTCGCGCGACTGGCTGGTACGCCTGGGCGACGGCACGCCCGAATCGCACGACCGCAGCCAGGCGGCGCTCGCGCACCTGATGCCGTACACAGCCGAGTTTTGGACCGTCAGCGACGCGGAGGAGCAAGCCCTGCAGGATGGCACCGGCGTGGCCGCCACTTCGCTGAGGGACGCCTGGAACGAGCTGGTCGACGCAGCGCTGAGTGAAGCGACCCTGACCCGTCCGAGCGCCGGCGGCCATCTGCCGCAAGGCAAGCGCCGGGTGCATTCGGAGCATCTGAGCTATCTGCTCGGCGAGATGCAGAGCCTCGCGCGGCAGCATCCGGAGGCGGTCTGGTGA